GCACGGACTGCCGAAAGCGTGACAGATTTGACCGGGCCATGCCAGAAGGGGTGCGGAAGTGGGTGGCCGGACTCCTGATCCTTGCTGAGCCCCACACTCAGGCTCGGGCAGGGGACGTGGCGATCAGCCGGCGGCCGGCAGGTGGGCGAAGACCGCGCGCGGGCGGCTGCCGTCCGGGGCCGACCAGCCGCCGGTCACCTGGCCGACGGTGTCCCGCCCGGGTGACCTCGCCCTTGGGGTCGTCCAGCCGGAAGCCACCGGACTTTGCGGCTCCCCCTTCCCGGCCGGACGTCAATGTTCGTTCCCGCTTCTGGCCCGGGCGACCTACCGGACGGTATACAGGCCCGGTTGACAGCGCGGTCCGCCTCGGCGCGGGCCGCGCGCGACGTCCCGGCCTCAGGGGGAGGAACCCATGGCGAACGACAGCGTTGCGGCGGAACCGGCGAGATCCCGGCGGCGGAGTGCCGTGCTGGGGGCGGCGATCGGGGGCTGCGCCCTCGTCGCCGCGTCGACGGCACCCGCCGCCGCGCACCCCGCCCATCCGCGCGACCTCACCTACGTCTCCCTCGGGGACTCCTACACCTCGGGGCCCGCGATCCCGGGCCAGGTGGACGCCGGCTGCGCCCGCTCCGACCACAACTACCCCTCGCTGCTGGCGGCCCGGCGGGGCGTGACCGCGTTCAAGGACGTGAGCTGCGCGGGGGCCACGACCGAGGAGATGTGGAAGGCGCAGGGCACCAACGCCCCCCAACTCGACGCCCTGGGGCGGAACACGGACCTGGTGACGGTGCAGATCGGCGGCAACGACGTCGGCTTCGGCCCGATCATCAGCACCTGCGCCCGGCTCGGCGTCCAGGACCCGGCCGGCAACCCCTGCGAGCGCTCCTACCGGGCCGCGGGCTACGACCGGCTGGCGCTCACCGTGCTGCAGACCGCGCCGAAGATCGACCGGGTGCTGCGGGCCGTGCACGCCCGCGCCCCGCACGCGCGGGTGCTCCTCGTCGGCTACCCGGACCTGCTGCCGGACGACGGCAGCGGCTGCTTCCCCTCGGTGCCGTTCGCCGAGGGCGACTTCCCCTATCTGCGCGACACCGAGAAGCGGCTGAACCTGATGCTGCGTCTGGTGGCGTCGTGGAACCGGGCCGAGTACGTCGACACCTACGGTCCCACGGTGGGCCACGACATGTGCAAGGCGCCCGCGGACCGCTGGATCGAGCCGTTGCAGCCGGCTTCGCCCGCGGCCCCCGCCCACCCCAACGCCAAGGGCGAGGCGGCCATGGCCGAGGCCGTGCTGGACCGGCTCGGCCCCGCTCGCGGACGCGGCTGAGGTCCTCGGTCCGCCGCGCGACGGCCTCCGCCCGGGCGGGCGGAGGCCGTCGCGGTCGTGAGGAACGGGACCGTGGCATCAGCCGCCGAGCGCGGCCTGGACCACCGCCTTGGCCTCCTCCTGCACCCGCGCGAGGTGGTCGGGGCCGTGGAACGACTCGGCGTAGATCTTGTAGACGTCCTCCGTGCCCGAAGGGCGGGCCGCGAACCAGGCGTTGGCGGTGGTGACCTTGATCCCGCCGATGGCGGCGCCGTTGCCCGGCGCCTCGCTGAGCACACCGGTGACCGGCTCGTCCGCGAGGGTGTCGGCGGTGACCTGGGCCGGTGACAGCTTGGCCAGCAGCGCCTTCTGCTCGCGGGAGGCGGGCGCGTCGATCCGGGCGTAGGCGGGTTCGCCGAAGCGGGCGGTGAGGTCGGCGTAGTGCTCCGAGGGGGTCCGGTCGGTGACGGCCGTGATCTCGGAGGCGAGCAGGGCCAGCAGGATGCCGTCCTTGTCGGTGGTCCACACCGAGCCGTCGCGGCGCAGGAAGGAGGCCCCGGCGGACTCCTCGCCGCCGAATCCGAGGGTGCCGCCGGCCAGTCCGTCCACGAACCACTTGAACCCGACCGGGACCTCGACGAGCCGGCGGTCCAGGTCCTCGGCGACGCGGTCGATCATCGTGGAGGACACCAGCGTCTTGCCGATGCCGGTCCCGGCCGGCCAGCGCTCGCGGTGGCGGTAGAGGTAGGAGATGGCGACGGCCAGGTAGTGGTTGGGGTTCATCAGCCCGGCGTCCGGGGTCACGATGCCGTGGCGGTCGGCGTCGGCGTCGTTGCCGGTGGCGATGCGGAAGCGGTCGCGCTGCTCGATGAGCGAGGCCATGGCGTACGGCGAGGAGCAGTCCATGCGGATCTTGCCGTCCCAGTCCAGCGTCATGAACCGCCAGGTGGGGTCGGTGTGCGGGTTGACCACGGTCAGGTCGAGCCCGTGCTCCTCGGCGATCCGGCCCCAGTAGGCGACGGAGGCGCCGCCGAGCGGGTCGGCGCCGATGCGCACCCCGGCGGCGCGGACCGCGTCGAGGTCCAGGACGCTGGGCAGGTCGCCGACGTAGGCACCGAGGAAGTCGTACCGCCCGGTGGTCCCGGCGGCGAGCGCACGGGCGTACGTCAGCCGCCGTACGTCTTTGAGGCCGCCCGCGATGATCTGGTTGGCGCGGTCCTGGATCCAGGAGGTGGCGTCGGACGCCGCGGGTCCGCCGCTGGGCGGGTTGTACTTGAAGCCGCCGTCGGCGGGCGGGTTGTGCGACGGGGTGACGACCA
Above is a genomic segment from Streptomyces collinus Tu 365 containing:
- the pgm gene encoding phosphoglucomutase (alpha-D-glucose-1,6-bisphosphate-dependent), which produces MPHERAGRPAGPEDLVDVARLVTAYYTLHPDPADPGQRVAFGTSGHRGSSLATAFNEDHIAATSQAIVEYRTANGIDGPLFLGADTHALSEPARATALEVFAANDVTVLVDSADGYTPTPALSHAILTHNRGRSSGLADGVVVTPSHNPPADGGFKYNPPSGGPAASDATSWIQDRANQIIAGGLKDVRRLTYARALAAGTTGRYDFLGAYVGDLPSVLDLDAVRAAGVRIGADPLGGASVAYWGRIAEEHGLDLTVVNPHTDPTWRFMTLDWDGKIRMDCSSPYAMASLIEQRDRFRIATGNDADADRHGIVTPDAGLMNPNHYLAVAISYLYRHRERWPAGTGIGKTLVSSTMIDRVAEDLDRRLVEVPVGFKWFVDGLAGGTLGFGGEESAGASFLRRDGSVWTTDKDGILLALLASEITAVTDRTPSEHYADLTARFGEPAYARIDAPASREQKALLAKLSPAQVTADTLADEPVTGVLSEAPGNGAAIGGIKVTTANAWFAARPSGTEDVYKIYAESFHGPDHLARVQEEAKAVVQAALGG
- a CDS encoding SGNH/GDSL hydrolase family protein; translation: MANDSVAAEPARSRRRSAVLGAAIGGCALVAASTAPAAAHPAHPRDLTYVSLGDSYTSGPAIPGQVDAGCARSDHNYPSLLAARRGVTAFKDVSCAGATTEEMWKAQGTNAPQLDALGRNTDLVTVQIGGNDVGFGPIISTCARLGVQDPAGNPCERSYRAAGYDRLALTVLQTAPKIDRVLRAVHARAPHARVLLVGYPDLLPDDGSGCFPSVPFAEGDFPYLRDTEKRLNLMLRLVASWNRAEYVDTYGPTVGHDMCKAPADRWIEPLQPASPAAPAHPNAKGEAAMAEAVLDRLGPARGRG